The genomic window CGGAACAGAGATAACAGGCTACACAGCGCTCATCACCGTCAGGGTCTCTGGTCAGAATGATCCGCGCCCGGGAGCGCTCGGGCAGGACTCGCTTGTACTCCGGGTATTCCTCGGTGATGGGCTTGCGGAACAGGTGTCTGAAGGTGGTGGCAAAGCCCGCTGCCAGGGCCTGCAGTCCCGACCACACCTGTTTGCAGCTGCCCCCTTCCTTCATGTCCCGCTGCACTTCTTACCTCCCACTGTCCCTGTTGTCACTTCAAGCTCAGCAATTGAGCAACACCAGCCACCCTCCGGTGAGCACAATATTGACCAGAGCCACCGGCACCAGCACCTTCCAGCCAAAATGCATAAGCTGATCATAGCGAAGCCTCGGCAGGGTGCCTCTCACCCAGATCATAAAGAGGGCCACCAGGATCATCTTGGCCAGAAACCAGAAAAGGGGCGGCAGCCAGGGGCCGCGCCAGCCGCCCAGAAAGAATACGGCTACCAGCGCTCCCAGCACCAGAAGATTGACGTATTCTCCCAGAAAAAAGAGGCCGAAACGCATGCCGCTGTATTCGGTGTGGTAGCCGGCCCCGAGTTCGTTCTCTGCCTCAGGCAGATCAAAGGGTATGCGCTTGGTCTCAGCCATGGCGCTGATGAGGAAGATGACAAAGGCTACGGGCTGCACCACAATGAAGGGATAGCCGGCCTGCGCCTCCACTATGTCCACCAGACTGAAAGATTTTGCCAGCATTACTATCGGCACCAGGGACAGGCCAAGAGAAAGCTCATAGCTGATCATCTGGGCCGCCCCCCGAATGCCGCCCAGCAGGCTGTACTTGGAGTTGGCAGCCCAGCCGCCGATGACCACCCCGTAAACACCCAGAGACGCCAGGGCAAATACGTAGAGAAGGCCCACATTGAGATCAGCAATCACCAGGGGGATCTCCCTGCCCCATACCGTGATATTGCTGCCAAAGGGCACCACCGCAAAAATGAGCAGCGCCTCTGTGGCAACCACTGCCGGGGCCATCAGGAAGAGGAGCCGATCAGCGGCCTCAGGCACGATGTCTTCCTTGGTGAGCATCTTGATGGTATCGGCCAGAGGCTGCAGCAGGCCATACTTGCCGGCTCTGTTGGGTCCATAGCGGATCTGCAGCCTGGCGAGAAACTTCCGCTCCAGCAGCACCAGGTAGGCGGCCAGCGTCAGAAGCACCAGCAGCACCAGGCCCAGCTTTACCACCAGCAGTGCTATTCCTATGAGCCAAGCCATCATAACCGCCTCAATTCCCACCGCAACGACAAATCGGCAATGGCCAACTGCAATTGATGACTCTCCTGAGGGCCAGGTTCTTCGATTCATAAGTTCAATGGCCAACTTGTTTACTCAGGAGCTGGTGCTGAAAGAGCAATTGCTTCAAGGAAAACCAGCAAAATACCTCACTGTATTTGGAAATCGAAGCACCAAGCATGGCAACCATTCACTGCCAGCCTACATTGCAGCGGCTTTCTTGACTTTCTCCATTGGCACCCTCACCACGCCGACTCCCAGTTGCTGCCACGACAGCAGCCGGTGCCGCGGCAACAGCAGGACCCCCCGAGCCATATCGGACCGCACCGAAAGGTCGGCCTCCAGAGTGCCGCTTTCGAGCTGGACTATTACTCGCTCACCATCTGTCAGGCCGCGTTGGGCTGCGTCATCAGCGTGGATGAACAGACATGGCTGTTCCTCGAGCTGCTGTAGAGCCGGGGAATAGATGGAGAGCTCCTCAGTGCCGAAGATCCTGTCCACAGTGAGGATTTCCAGTTGGCTGCTCCCCGACCCTGTTTTCTGTCCAGACCAGTTGATTGCAGGCCGTTCAGTTGTACCAGGGCCGCATGCGACTCTGATGCCCTCTGCAGGAAACTCGGCAGGAGGCGGCAGGTCTGCAAGCACCTCATGGGAGCCTTTTACCAGGGACCAGAGGTCAGGACCGATCTTCACACCCCCGGGCTGGTCTTTGCCCAGTTCCAGCAAAATCTGCCACGCACTGCTGCTCTCCCCACCGGGCACTGTTGCAGAGTAACTGCGCGGCGGGTGGGCACCTCCTGCCACCTGTATCAGGGGAGTGCCGCAGGTCTGGACTGCGGCTGCCCGCTGCACCCTGCCCTCCTGGTTGATGAAGGTTCCCCCGGCCTCGTAGATAGTCAGGGTGGGCAGGAAGATGTGAGCCTGTTTGCCAGTCTCGGAGGCAAGGTAGTCCAGAACCACCAGCAAGTCCAGTTTTGCCAGGGCCTGCTGCAGCCTCGCTTTATGAGGAAAATACCTGAGTGGATCGGCTTCCACCACAATCACGGCCTTGACGGTTCCAGCCTCAATTTCATCCACCAGCTGGGCAACCGATGTCTGGCCAGAGTGCAGCAGAGCTGCGGCGAAACTGTTCGGGCCCGGCAGGAAATAGCCCAGTGACGCCTCTTTGCCGGCAGCACGCAACAGCTGGACGCAGGCAGCCACCAGCGCCGGCGTGCTGGTCCGCACCACATCTGTACCGCACGCCAGCAGAGGATGTTGGCAGCCCTTGAGCACTGCAGCCAGTTCAGACGTTTTTTCGCCAGTGCCACTGGCTGGAAAATCATCTGACGGCAATGCCTGGTAGACCTGGCGGAGCTCTTCACTCAGATGTTCCACAGCCTCTTTCTCAATGGCTCCTTTTACCAGAAGCCCCACATGAAACTCTATTTCATCTGGAGGCATGCATAGTTGGCTGAAGTTGAACGGCAGAGATACAGGCCTCGGGTCCAGAACCACAGCCCTGGCGCCGGCCCTCACGGCCTGCCTCATGGCCAGGGCAGCCATGGGGGCTTCCTGAAGAGGATCGGCACCTACAGCCAGCAAAAAGTCCGCCCTGGTAAAATCTGACAAAGACGCTGCCGACTCCAGAGATATGCCTGCTGCTGCAGCCCGCACCTTCCTGGCCTGGTCGGCTGTTGTAAAAAAAACCGGTCCTCGCCATCCAGTTGCACCACACACTTGTTTCAATGCGGCCTGGCTTTCCAGAGAGCTTCTGGCGGAACCCACGCCTGCAATGGAGGACTGGCCCCAATGAGCCGCAATCTCTGCCAATCTCTGCCGGCTAATATCGATGGCTTCGGGCACACCCACCAGCCTTCCATCGACCCGGGCCTGGCGGGGGCGCTCCGGGTGGTTTACATACTCGAAACCGTAGCGGCCCCGGTCGCAAACGAAGTGACCATTCACCACCTCACTCGGCCGGGCTTCCAAACGCACTACCTCCCGGTAGCGTGCATTGGCAGTGATGTGGCAGCCGAGAGAACAGTTCAGGCACAGGGAGGGAGCACGCTGAAAATCCCACTGTCTCCCCTTGAACCTGGAAGGTCTATCCGTGTACACCCCCGTAGGACAGACATCAATGAGGTTGCCGGCAAAAGGGCTTTCCAGGACGCCGTCAATGAAACGGCCGAAATAGGTCCTGCTGCCGCTCTGCATGACGCCCAGGTCTCTGTAGCCGCAGAATTCCTGATAGTAGCGGACGCAACGGTAGCAATGGATGCAGCGGTTCATCTCGTGCTGTACCAGCGGGCCCAGATACTGGTCATGGTAGGTTCTCTTCCTGCCCAGATACCTTCTGATGCCGTGCCCCCCGGAGACGGTCATGTCCTGCAGCAGGCAGTGGCCTCCCTCGTCGCACACCGGGCAATCGTGAGGGTGGTTGAGCATGAGCCATTCGATTACCTGTCGGCGAAAAGCAACCGCCTCTTCATCTACCGTGGAGACCACCATGCCGTCTGTGGCCTCCACCATGCAGCTCATCTGCATACCCTTGACTGGGCCTTGCAGGAATTTGACGGCGCAGACCCGACAGGCGCCCACCGAGCCCAGGGCGGGATGGTAGCAGAACCTGGGGATCATGATGCCGAGCTGCTCCGCCGCCTCGATGACTCTGGTGCCCTCCACCACTTCTATTTCCAGATCGTCAATTACAATAGTGGGCATGGCTTGTGTTCGTGCTCTCCAGGCAAATCATTCCATGAATTCACGCATCTGACTCGTCACAGCCCTTTTTGCTCTCGAGTCCCATGAATGCCGGGGCATTGCCGAAGCGGCGTATATTCGTACCGCCTTCCCCTGCTTTTGATAACAGATGCCACCTGTTTTCCCCAAAAGAAGGCGGGGCAATATCCGCAGCGAGGGCTGCCACTTTGCTTGCCATCGCACTTAGTCCCGCAATCGAAGCAGCGCGAGCGCAAGCGGAGACAATACCCCAGCATTCATCTCTCAACCAGCAACTATGCCCTGAAAGGGCACATCCGCTGGCTGATATGCTCGCGCACTTCGTCCTCGAAATAAGTCAATAAACTCTCCACCGGTGACACCGCTCCAGGAGC from Deltaproteobacteria bacterium includes these protein-coding regions:
- the nuoG gene encoding NADH-quinone oxidoreductase subunit NuoG, coding for MPTIVIDDLEIEVVEGTRVIEAAEQLGIMIPRFCYHPALGSVGACRVCAVKFLQGPVKGMQMSCMVEATDGMVVSTVDEEAVAFRRQVIEWLMLNHPHDCPVCDEGGHCLLQDMTVSGGHGIRRYLGRKRTYHDQYLGPLVQHEMNRCIHCYRCVRYYQEFCGYRDLGVMQSGSRTYFGRFIDGVLESPFAGNLIDVCPTGVYTDRPSRFKGRQWDFQRAPSLCLNCSLGCHITANARYREVVRLEARPSEVVNGHFVCDRGRYGFEYVNHPERPRQARVDGRLVGVPEAIDISRQRLAEIAAHWGQSSIAGVGSARSSLESQAALKQVCGATGWRGPVFFTTADQARKVRAAAAGISLESAASLSDFTRADFLLAVGADPLQEAPMAALAMRQAVRAGARAVVLDPRPVSLPFNFSQLCMPPDEIEFHVGLLVKGAIEKEAVEHLSEELRQVYQALPSDDFPASGTGEKTSELAAVLKGCQHPLLACGTDVVRTSTPALVAACVQLLRAAGKEASLGYFLPGPNSFAAALLHSGQTSVAQLVDEIEAGTVKAVIVVEADPLRYFPHKARLQQALAKLDLLVVLDYLASETGKQAHIFLPTLTIYEAGGTFINQEGRVQRAAAVQTCGTPLIQVAGGAHPPRSYSATVPGGESSSAWQILLELGKDQPGGVKIGPDLWSLVKGSHEVLADLPPPAEFPAEGIRVACGPGTTERPAINWSGQKTGSGSSQLEILTVDRIFGTEELSIYSPALQQLEEQPCLFIHADDAAQRGLTDGERVIVQLESGTLEADLSVRSDMARGVLLLPRHRLLSWQQLGVGVVRVPMEKVKKAAAM
- the nuoH gene encoding NADH-quinone oxidoreductase subunit NuoH, producing the protein MAWLIGIALLVVKLGLVLLVLLTLAAYLVLLERKFLARLQIRYGPNRAGKYGLLQPLADTIKMLTKEDIVPEAADRLLFLMAPAVVATEALLIFAVVPFGSNITVWGREIPLVIADLNVGLLYVFALASLGVYGVVIGGWAANSKYSLLGGIRGAAQMISYELSLGLSLVPIVMLAKSFSLVDIVEAQAGYPFIVVQPVAFVIFLISAMAETKRIPFDLPEAENELGAGYHTEYSGMRFGLFFLGEYVNLLVLGALVAVFFLGGWRGPWLPPLFWFLAKMILVALFMIWVRGTLPRLRYDQLMHFGWKVLVPVALVNIVLTGGWLVLLNC